TTTGTTAATCAACATAAACTTAAACAATTGCCATAAATAAACATCAGCATAAATAAATGCCTTAAAATAGCCAAATAGGGGATAAATGATGTATACCTCCACGGTTAATGAGCTCCTTAATCCGACCCACCAAATGCAAATACCCGTCTTCATCAAAAAACCCGACATCACCCGTATGGAACCACCCGAATTGAAAAGCCGACTTGTTTGCCTCCGGGTTATTCTTGTACCCTTTTGTGACATTCGGGCCCCTAATACAAATCTCTCCTTTAGACCTCGGTCCCTGAACTTGACCATTTTCATCCAAAATCGCCATCTCCTGACCCACGGGTCGCCCAACTGAGCTCACTTTATGCGGCCCATCCTCAGGCAACGGGTTAGAACACATTAAATGGGTCGCCTCCGTCATCGCATACGCTTCCAAAACGGGTGCACCGAATGAATCCTCAAGCCGGTTCAAGATAGTCGGGGCTAACGACGCGCTGCAGCTCCGAATAAACCGGAGTTTCGGGTATTCTGTTTCGGGTTTGCTTACGTGGCGGTCTAGGATGATCTGGTGAATGGTGGGGACTGCAGTGTACCACGTGGCATTGTATTTCTTCATGTCAGACCAAAACGTCGACGCCGAGAATCTCCCTGCTGAAGGGAGAGTCACCGCCGCGCCAGCACCGAGTGAACTCAGTAACGCCGCCATCAACCCGTGGACATGAAACAAGGGGAGGACAATCACCGTCGAGTCAGACTCGGTTAATTTGTATACCGATTTGATGTTCCTGACAGTGGAGAACAGGTTGAGTTGACTCAGTGGGACACCCTTGGGGCGGCTGGTTGTCCCGGAGGTGTGGAGGAAGAGTGACACGTCAGAAGGCTCGTTAACGAGTGTGGCCAGCGAGTAGACTGAGTCTGACTCGGGCTGAGCTGAGGAGAGTGTGATTTCTGAGTCAGCGGAGGTGAAAGATGCGGTGGCGAGGGGGAGGTTGATCTTAGAAGCGGCGGCTTCGGCCGCTTTATTTCCTTCTGCACAAGTGATGAGGAGTTTGGATTCTGAGTCAGAGAGGTAGAACTCGAATTCATCTGCCGTGTAGGCTGCGTTTAGTGGTGCTGCGGTGGCTCGAACTCGGATCACCGCCAAGAACATAATCACAAACTGTACACCATCAATTAACTTTCATTAGTTAAGAAAACATTCAAATTATGATTAAGGAATTGTAAATAAAACTTCCCTAATTGATACTCTGTATGATGATTATAGTGACATAATTTACTAAATTAATCACAGGTAAAAGTTTTGATAAAAATCTTATACAAGTATGGACTTCCGACAGCAAATTTATGAAATGAACAGAAATGTACACTTGACATTAAGTGTAACTGGGCCTAATTTTCGTGTACTTTTTctcttaaaataaaaatattaagtGCACCCGTACTATGACACTCAATCTTAACCACCGGAGTGACCGGAGTACCGGACAAAGACCTCATTGGTTCAGTGGTTCTATTGTGAGTGTGTGACCTTAAGAAAATCACTCCCAAAATATCAATGTTactttaaattaatttcaagttttaataacaatattaatttAGAAATTAGTGCCCAAAATATCACACTCATCTATATTATTTGGACACTTTTTTAGGGCCATTCGGTATCGTTTTTATTACCGACTTTTTTGTGCTTCATaaaactaaaaatcaaaatgTGAAAATCACATCGAGTAGTTTCCAATTTTTTTACTGCCAGTTTCCAAAATTATCAGATGACTACTTTTTAGTTTATTGTTTAAACTAAATTATATGACTTTCAAACCTTATGGCTCGTTCGGCATTGTTTATTGTCTTTCGTTTTATGTTTCTTACAAagctaaaaaccaaaatataaaaataatacaaagtagtttccagttttttgttgtcaatTTTAAATCACATGATTACTATAGGTATGATTTGGTTCACGATTCAATATAAATCATATGAATTtcaaaaccacaaaactgaaAACTGCCGGCAATAACAAACGAGCATTAATTAATGCGTAGGGAACGATTGGACCCTTTTTAATTATTTGGTTTTATGATTTGGAGGTTATACTTCTGTATGTACCGTAAAAAAATTTAGTATGAGTTGCAAACACATCAATTTACTTCACTTGTAATACTTGTAAAGTTACTTATCAAAGATATCTTGGCCTATTGGACAAGATGAGCGCATGTATATGGCAGCTCGCACGTTCAAATCTCCCCTCCCCGTTTGTAATTTAAACTGCCCCTCGTGGCTCATTTGCATCAAAAATAGTAAATTACTATTTGATAacttttcacaattaaaatcaaacTTTGCCCCTCAGGTGgagaccaaatggtccaaaACCCACtatttcctttgttttttttaatcctCGTGCGGTTCGTGCCCATACAAATGTTTTTTATTGTTAGCACCTGGTTCACTCTTAAGGCCAATTCGTATTCGGGGCGAGTTTTTTGTtggataggtttcagtccccCCAAATTTGTTGCGGGtatcgaacacgggttctcccCACCAAGTTCcaccccaatcaccactgaaccaacaaacaattggtacaggcactgaaccaacaaacaattggTTGCCCATACGAATGTTGCAACAAGAGAATCTAAGTTAATTTGCAAATTAAAATTAGTCATACCTACAGTAATCACTAATCAGGCATTAAAATttaacaatcaacaacaaaaaatagaaaaatggaaacaaaaaagaacaaacggaCCCATAGTTACTGCGTAGAGAATTTTCCCTTTTATATGGAGTAGAATCAATATTCTCAACTTCTTTACCAAAAAATACGATTAAACGCATAAAACATGACTTAATAATAAAGGTAaaacaattaattaaatagagaaTTAGGACAACTAAATTCTACCAATAAAAATTCAGAGAAATCAAACGAGGTATACCTCAAAGGTGTTTGGGAAGGTGAGGGCAACAACATCGCCGGGATGAACACCGGCGGCGAGGAGGCGGGAGGCGGCATGTTCGACTAATTGGTGTAAGTGAGAATGAGTTACATCAAACTTACCGGAGACGGAAATTGCTCTCCGGTTGGGGAATTTTCCGGCGACTTCTTTGAGTAATCCGGTGAGGGTTAAGTTttccatttcttttttttttgggtgaaatggTGTGACGGTAGTGAGAGAGATACGAGAAGTGGTGGTAAGAATGAATTGAGTATATATAGACGGTTGAAGGGGGCGTGTGGGGGTCACATGAGAACtatttacccattttttttgttttatttttattaattagtagGCCATGATAAAAGTTGTGAGGTCGTATTCGTAAAATTTAGCGGGTAGTATTGAATAGTAACGAATAACGGTTGGTTGTTAACATAGTGGTAATTAATGCAGTAGTCGGTAAAAGTAGAGGCTGATCTCGTGTAATACGATAAAGTTTATATAATTTTATCCAATGTTACCTTTGAACGTTACTGTTTTTAACGTTTGAGAAAAGATACTAAACCGCTACCTCTACCGCTAACTGCTACCTAAATCTCTACCTtgcaaacacttacaaattttacaaaaaGCGTCTTGAATAGGACAAAATGTTTCCCTCTACCTTAAATATTACCGCCAAATACACCTgaagtattaaaaaaaacaaataacatAGGTATGTTCATTATCgctttgttttctgttttttaagAGTGGAAATGATAAagttattttcagatttttgttGGCatgttttctaaaaaaaaatgattgtgCCGCCCGGTACGATTGATTTTAAGTTCATAATGACCTTTAAATCACATGTTTTTTTACAGAGTTCACTTTtaaaaccaaaaactgaaaactcaCACAGATATCAAACTGGGCCCTATAatcttttgattttgattttaattttgatttttgaggtCATGCATAACGTAAAGTCTGATTCTTCTTTGCTTTAAATCTGGCCCTAATGAGGCAGAAAGGTTGGTTATTCAAGAAGCACGCAATTAACACAAAATTTGGGGATGTACTTTAGAAAAAAGTTAGTCTTCACAAATTACCCATGGGCCATGGGGCCATTAGTGGGTAACGGGTCAATTGAGTACAATCCTTTTAGCCATTAATCTTGGATAAATAAGGATAGTCTGATTAGTTCTTTGAGTCTTTGACTTATTAAATTGATCttttcttaaatttacaaatcaAGGTTAAAGTCTGTATTTGCTCAATTTATGTCCACTTACAtcaagaaaaataagttcaggtaatataaattcaaaaaaaataagtgtTATTGTGTTATCAAGTGTTCCGTATGATTTACAGCTAAACAACTTTTGATATGTTTTTATTAAGTTTAGGTAAATCCAGATAAGGGAAAACCATGTAAGTATTACTTAGTACGAAGTACTCCAAATGATTAATATTACTTAGTACGAGTATATAATCTACAAATGATTAATACGCTATATTGGGATACTTTTATGTTCGATAAAAGTAGTTGTTGCGCATTTTGTtggttgtgacttgtgagcTTATTATTGTAATGTTACTTTGAAGACTTTTAATCTAAATGGAAAGATGATTGTGCTAAACCATATGTCATTTAACATGTTTCTCTTGTTTTAAATCTTATATCATTTAACAGGACCCTAATTCACTGcctaatacggagtacaaatcATTTCATAACAAATTAAATTACTTTATATTGGCAACAGAAGCAAATCATTTTGAGCATGGAATTCATTTTTTAGTTGTCTCGTCATTTAATTCCTCCCTAGTTATAATTAAAGTGATAATATAGCATTTAGTACACAAAGTAGGCTAAAGCACTAGTTCCATGTTTAACTCCTTGCATATATTCTTTGCATGAGTGACATGACTATATGATCACATTAGTATAATATAGTCACAAAGTCTAACACCACTATTTACCGGAAATCAGGGGTGGACACAGACAAACAGAACTACTCGTGAACAGTTTGGAATTAAGGtcttgttctgttcaccttatttctacttatttcaagaaaataagttcagttaagttcagataagataagttcagataagataagttcagaaaaaataaggttggccaagttcaatttataactaaaataagttttgataagttctaataagttcagataagttcagttaagttcagataagttcagataagttcagataagataagttcagaaaaaataagtgaaaatcaggtgaatagaacgcaaccTTAAGTCACTAATTTCCATTAAAATTTGATCGGGCTCGATTTATGTGTTAATGAATAAAGCTAAGCTTAAAATTATACAGTATTTTGCATATTAAACGAGTCAAACTCAATTCCAATGGCATTCGACTTTAAATAAACTCCTACATTCGTTCATTTATGAAATACGCATGCATCATGTTCCACTTTAATTCCTGTGAAAATTAGAAACAAGCAAGAATTTAATCAGGTCCGATCCTGACATTTTAAGGGCCTAGGGCAAGATGATAAATTGGAGCCCTTTGTTTTCATATTTTCTAAAGAATACGACAATGTATACGTAGCATATAAGATACATATAATTATCAATGTTGTGTTTTATTCCCGTCCAACAAGAAAATATAAGATAAAATGTCCTTTATAAGTTTCATCGAAACCAAGatgtaaaatatttttaaagaagtCGGTAAAAAAGAGTCCTAGTGAGACAAACAACACCAAAGTGAAAAATTACGAGAAAAACAAATTCACCATATCAAAAATTTGAAGAGTTGATCCAGCCAAAAACAATAAACTGAGAAGGTTTTAGAAAGCGTagagtaaaaaagaaaaaacaagagaTACACCAAGTCAGTAAAAATGAGGTAAAATTGATACGGAAAGGATCGAACCCGGAATATCTTCTACTTCGTTGGAGGCTTCAACCAACCACGCTGCCAACTATTTTTGTATGTGCATGCATACATATGCTATTTAACTTGTATCTTAAACAACAATTTCGGGGCCCTCCCCGCTCGGGGGTCCTGGGCGGTCGCCCCTCAAAACAACCCTCAGGGTCGGCCCTGAACTTAATTATAGAACGGAGTAAAATACAATACACTATCTCCATTTTAAAATGATATTTATACTTTTCGTTTTAATCCGTTTTATAATGCTatttacactttgctttattttGTTTGTGACATAAAAATTTACTACATTACCCTTCTAACccataatatttacaattttccactcgttttctcttattttattcttttttttttctaacactCAACcatatttttacacatttctcttactttatctatattttattatatttaaccaatttttttatttttgtcccaatatttatgcaaatagtaactgtaaaaaaTTTTATGAAACAGAATTAATAGAGTAGATATTTTAtgagatttgtacttgtatctaGTTGTAAGTTGTTACACCAATGCCTAAAGTAGAAAAGGGTGGCATTAAGCTCTATGTTATTATTGGGGATTTGAGGTAgaaaaaaccaaaaccaaaaccaaaaccaaaaggAAAAgccaaagaaagaaagaaaagtggCAATTGTAGAATAGGTATAGGTTTTGTAAGGGGGAGGGGAGAATTGGGGGAGGTTTGCCACGTGGAGGGAGTTTGGTTTTTGAAGTGATTTGGTGTGGGGAAGTTCACGGGTGTCGCAAGTCCATCTTGAAAATTACACCACTTGCTACTTGCTAGTTGCTTCTTCGTCCACCATTGTCTATCTATCAATcccttctttttattttttattttttattttttattttttattttttattattttagacaagtatttaattttggttgcgaaaatgataaaggtcgcaacatgcgacctttaagccatgtCACAATCATGACGTGgtatgcttatgtgtcatgatttaaattggaaattaaaatatttaacttatataatctattatacatgtttcaaaaaaaaagtaggaagatcttaatattttaatttgtttcctttttttatcTCGAATACCTTATTTAcctattttcatagtaaaaatattgaattgatagtaaaaataatttgatgACGCATACCCTACGTGACGCCTATGTGTACCAATTAAATTCCTACACgtaatgttgtcgcaacttgcgatctttatcatcacccttttGGTTGTGTACGTGTCTTGGAAGGGCAACGTGGCATGGATTTACTCCAAGCCTAGGATTACAAATTCTAACCTATTTATGGAATGGTTGTAAATTTTAGTGGCCCAAAACTTTGGGAGATGTCAATCCACTGATTAGATGATCGGTAAATGGAGAAAATGCGTGGTATGCagatatattttattattatatatattgttgATTATAAATGATATTGTTCTTTCCGTCAAGAAAAAATAATGGTTATATGAGGCTTTATTTCTCCTTATAATACCTGAATttatttgaattgaattgaattgattcCTGATCAAACATGATTGATATGATATGATATAATTTAGTTGGTCCTGAtttcaaaatagtaaatttGATAGAAAAAACttaatcacaaattcttatttacaaagggtgtacaataattattgtacaccagagtaaaagttaactcaaaatgcttaaaagttaagcttatatatgtaaaagttatctattttttagtgataaattttttcattttagtaaaacttatttcttcaaaatcactaataatgtataacattaatcatttaaccctttaaaatgtatatctatcaactttttttactaatataaaagttaatcaaaactaggttaaagttacaaaaaaaataggtaaaagttatcttggtgtataataaatttattgtataccttatgcgcgcaagaccttttaaaACTTATTTATCCTAATTGAATCTGATTACAACTTATTTATTCAGAATAATTGGACAATAAAGAAATAAACATTTTGTATGAACCACTTTATAAGATTGAAGAGCTATTCTCCAAGGTCGGTCATTGGATTATTGATCCTTGTATTCCCCGATTTGGCCATTCCTCACAAGATGTAGTCGTATGACCTCGTATAGAATATATCGGGCCGGGGCTAGTTCTCAATTGGATTGGGTTAGTTTTGAGATAGGTAGTCCGGTCTCAACCTCACTAATACTAGAGCTAATCATCATGGGCCCAGCCTGCCGGCCCGATAATCGACCCGATTATCAGGCCCGGTtcaaactttttttaaaaattatgcaAGTTTTGGGCAATGAAAAACAACAATttaagttataaatttggccagACCCGAAAAGCCCGATGATTTTATCCTGAAATAGTGGGGTTTGGGTACACAAAATTGGCCCGAAGTTTGGCCCGACATAATCGACATATTTTTTATTCCCTCGGCTCGGTCTGAACCCGACCCAACCCGTCTTTTGATCAGGTGTAACTAATACTAGTCCAAAGTTACACTCAAATATCACTATCACACACAAGTTGGATTAGAATGGAGTAACGGGGGAAATGGTGGAATGTTTTACGCGCAAAATAAGAAATCAATATTGCACAACAGATGGTTATATAAATATTTGGTGTATTTTTTTGTTAATCTCAATTTGTCAAAGTGCCGGCTAACTACCCTAGCTTTGaacataaaaatgaaaaagaaagaggAAGGTAACTGCTAGATCATGTCGAATTTTTTGTATCAACCAATTTATAAAGTTCCAAAAAAAAGGAGGAGATTATTAAACAGATTTATAAATAGAATTGAATAAAAAAAGGAGGAGATTATTAAACAGATTTATAAATAGAATTGAATTTTATACAAGCGTCTACCAGGGTCCCAATAAAATATTGGTGCGTTCTATTTCcctgatttccacttattttttctgaacttatctgaacttattttagttatgaaCTATACTTGGTCTACCCTTatttttatctgaacttatcttatctgagcttatctgaacttatatttcTCGAAATAAGTGAAACTAAGGTGAACAGTACAAGGCCTTAAGTAGTATATCTTTCCTAAACTGTAATTTATGTAGGAACGCATGTACGTCAAAATTATGTGTCGGTCGATGTAGTTAATTGTTTAATATGGAGTATAAGTaaatacgaaaatgataaaggtcgcaacacgCGACCTTTAAgctgtgtcacaatgatgacatgacatgcttatgtgtcatgatttaaattggaaactaaaatatttaacttatataatccaTTATACATGATTCAAAAAAGGtaagaaaattttaatattctaatttgtttccttttttatatcgattaatctatttacatattttcatagtaaaaatattgaattgatagtaaaaatatcctGATGAcacatagcctacgtggcgcctatatgtaccaattaaactgcgacacgtaagattgtgacaactaaatgttgtcgcaacttgcgacctttatcatcacccaagtaaatattttcatttttatgttgattttttttttatataatgatAAGAAACTAGGCTAGCCCCTTTAAGAGAGCCAAGTCAGCCAACCTAATGAGGGAAAGAGAAGAATCAAAACACGAAAATCATAAGGACAAATTAGGATAAGAACATATGTTTCAGCGTCACAAAATTCGTCATTGATTAGCTTCTCGATAGTAGTGAATGATCGAAAAACAATCGAAATTCTTCCTACTCGCATCTTCAATGCGCTCACTTATCTTCCAAGGGACATGCCAGATTAATTCAGTTCATCGAGTTCATCACCA
This genomic stretch from Spinacia oleracea cultivar Varoflay chromosome 3, BTI_SOV_V1, whole genome shotgun sequence harbors:
- the LOC110784175 gene encoding probable CoA ligase CCL9; this translates as MENLTLTGLLKEVAGKFPNRRAISVSGKFDVTHSHLHQLVEHAASRLLAAGVHPGDVVALTFPNTFEFVIMFLAVIRVRATAAPLNAAYTADEFEFYLSDSESKLLITCAEGNKAAEAAASKINLPLATASFTSADSEITLSSAQPESDSVYSLATLVNEPSDVSLFLHTSGTTSRPKGVPLSQLNLFSTVRNIKSVYKLTESDSTVIVLPLFHVHGLMAALLSSLGAGAAVTLPSAGRFSASTFWSDMKKYNATWYTAVPTIHQIILDRHVSKPETEYPKLRFIRSCSASLAPTILNRLEDSFGAPVLEAYAMTEATHLMCSNPLPEDGPHKVSSVGRPVGQEMAILDENGQVQGPRSKGEICIRGPNVTKGYKNNPEANKSAFQFGWFHTGDVGFFDEDGYLHLVGRIKELINRGGEKISPIEVDSVLLSHPDLAQAVAFGVPDDKYGEEINCAVIPREGVEVDEEAVTRFCKKMLASFKVPKKVFITDFLPKTASGKIQRRIVAEHFLAQISTAKVPKFGA